The Quercus lobata isolate SW786 chromosome 4, ValleyOak3.0 Primary Assembly, whole genome shotgun sequence genome segment atATTTCTAACATATATGGATGGATATGTTGTGGTTGTAGTTGGTGATTTGGGGTTTTGCGTTGGTGGTGACATTGCTTGGTGGATGGAGGCCCTTAGTTGGGGATCACTAGCAAATCAAGGTAGGGGTGTCCTACTTTGGGTTTCATCACTTGGGGTTTGTGCTTTCCTTGCAATTGACGGACAACTCAACTCAAAATGATCACGTTTTAGTGCAAGCTTTTATTTCCTAACAAACTTAAAATGATCgctttttagtccctaaaagtTTAGAAGTAGTCAATTTTAGTTACTAATGTGACTAAAAGTGGCTAATGGAGTGATAATATATTAGTATTTAGTTTGACTACATAATTTAAAGGACTGAACACGATTACTTTAAGGCAACACACAAACATTGTATTTAGCGAAATTGAGTATTTAAAAAGCTCTCCATAAATTAAATAAGCCAAAATGGGCCAAATCCAACAAGTAGACACGAGTATAAAACAAGCTGAACTGTTTAGTATTGAATACGTAACCTGTTTCATAAGCGAAGTGAATGCATCCTTTGGCAAGCCATACCCAATTGCTAACATTTCAGCTACAACCTGAACAAAAATTTTTGGGTACACAATAACATTAAACAACATGCATAATAAGCATTAATACAAGTGAGCTAAACCACGCTAGATAATGGGTTACTTCTGTGGCAGCCATCATTTTATATCCCCATGAATTCATGGTTTCAACCCATCCAGGAAAACCTTCAGGTATGACCGGGTCTGCATTGAGTTCCTGCACAAGAGAGATGGAAtttaaaaaacagaaaataacgcaacaaagttttagtcccaaaatgatgctctttatttttttggtttagatttAATACTACAAgaaaaatgctagagatacaaacttttatacaaaaaaaatttacaatttacaaactgctgatgtggcaagtggttattagtaaatgaaaaagtgatgaataatgctagagatacaaattattttacaaaaaattatacaaactaTTGACGTGGTGATTGATTCTTGataaatgaaaatgtgatattaatggtaggtttagatgaaaaccaacAAGAGGTTGattacatcaacattttgtaaaaatgttgtaaaatagtttgttgCTGTAGAATTACTCAAAAGTGGTGGGTTTAGATgagaactaaaattttttttgctacaacaatagtttgtaaaaatgttataaaatagtttgtactTGTAATACTATTATAAATCTAAATGTATATCAAATATtatgatatttaattttcaatgacgtgacactacaaaaaaaaaaaaaaaaatctttatctaGAAATAGATTTTATTCATAGCATACTAATCTAGGTCGTTCAAAATGTATAATATGAAATTGTATATAGATACaagtttaattaaaagaaaataatcagTTAGATCATATGAAATTGAAGAAGGGAAAGATGTGAGACCTTAAATTGGGTTTTTGAAGGACGAGGACCCACGCTCCACATGTAACGCCACTTGAGATCTGGTCCTGTAAGAGTGGCTGGTTGGGACTCTTTCGAATTACACATAGCTCTTATTTTCTCTTGCAGTTTTTCATCAACCATGGCCCTTGGAACTTCCACTTTCTCTGGTGTTATTCCAACCTTTGTGACATAAATTCTTttcaatatatctatatattgtAATAAATCAATACAAACTCACATGTTAAATTGGTGGCAACAACAACTCAAACATTGATGGTACTTACGCTTCATTCAtccttttattttctctgtAAATTATGTAAACCTTCAATTACTGTTTCGTCAACCACTTGATTGATTGGAAGAATGAAAGAAGCAAAAGTTTATATGGTTTTAATTTCCTCATTTAACACTAAACAAAAGTATATTTGAGCTGCATGTGTTAACCGTTTCATCCACAGATATGAGGTCTAACAGTTTTCTTGTTCACTGATCTAAGGTCTGGTGGTCTCCTCAATCCTCATCCCCATACTAACTCCACCGACCATACCTGACCACCctaatagcaatcaatcacatcAATGCCGGTAACTATTGCTGATTGATTGGCATCGATTGCTCTCTCCACCACCTCGAATAGGTTCAGTTCAATTCGACTCAGTATGGAGTTTTGCCAAACACATGGGTTTAAGTACAAAAAACATTTCAAAtgactattttcttttttagaaacaaacacacacaatgGAGAGGGGGGTGTGGTTCTAAATCAAAGACAGTCACAAAACTTCACTTAAAATCCATAGTAATTGAAATCGACCAGAATTATGAATCTATTCACTTTCTTCACATTGTTTTAGTTGAGAAACTTAGGTATGATTCTTCAACTGTTTTACTTTAGGTTCCCCAACTAAGTTCAATTGCATGGATGCGTTCCCCAATGAATCATATGATTGACTTTAGTTGTTCTCAAAAAAGACAACATTATGTTTGTTGCATTGATTGTGgttgattttaataaaaaaaatctaagatgCAACATCTAAAGAACATcaccaaaattttatattttctattttgtcaCATTATCAACATCAAACAAACTTTGCTTAGCATTATTATAATACTTatttaagtatattttttaacGCATCAAATTCTAGAATCTTCtttttcacacatattttcttaatcattattttttctttgatgacaTGGGTATTTTGGACTattagagtatttttttttttttgagaaacaaacacatacacaaaggagagagaaataggttttaacataaaaatacattataactccactcaaaagttatgataacttttaaaaagGTGAGACAAGTTATATTACAAGTACTTGATTATTCCTTGAGTATATACATCTCCATCCCACAcaaatcaaataattataagaCCAACCGAGAAACATTCCTTACCCTAACTACCTTATAAtacaaaaagtttttttcttggTTGATAATTCGATAATATAATAGGGAGGAAAATTTGAATCTTAGTTCCCCATAAAACCAAACCAAGCCAAACCTGATAACGCAAGCTTGGTCGCTCTTGGGGGCGCTTGTATTCCACAGGAGTCTCATAGTATCGCTCCATCATCTCGATGAACTGCTCGTTCTCCTCCGCCGAACACCTTGGGTCCTTCACCACCACCGCCCCCGCTTCACTCAGAACCCGAGCCAACTGCTTACACGACTCAGTCAGCTCAGGTCCCAGCTGCTCTTTTAGCTTTGACGGCTCGCCGTCCAGTTTGTCCATCACGGCCAGATATGCAGTCATATCGATCACCGGAAGTAGCTTCATTTCgtcacaataattaaaaaacacaagatATTATTCTGAGTGACTGTGATGGCGGGAGTGTGTTATATATGGGATTGAATTACGTTAGCTTTTTTTATTGAGGTAAATTGGGGTCCATTTTTAGGACGATTTCACTGTGTAATAATTGTTGTTTTGTAGCATTGTGTGACTCCAATTCTCTCGTAGGTACATATTGATGTGGAATTTGCTGAGTGGGTCTCGTCCTTTTCAGGTCTCATCTTGATGAAGCCATGTCATCTTTTCTGCGATATTGCCATCTGATCTGACTCTTTGTGCACGTAATGCTAATTGATATATGTTCACATTGCGTCGGCATATTATTGGAGCATTGGAAGTAAGCCAAAAGTAGAGGCATATTGTGTTATCATGCATTGTGATGCAAATGAATGTTTTGTGCTACATTATTTGGTAGTATTTGGAATGGTGGCAGAGCCATTTGTTGACAGGTAGACAGGAGGGCCAAactattgaattttattttttaataattatatttatgtattttcttaataaaaaaaaagttatatttataAGCagattgttggaaaaatatCACTTGGAAAGACTTTCATTTACGCAACTATTGGAAAGCAAGTCATTCAACAATTCTAGGTCCTTATTTGGTATAATATCAGCCAGGCATTTTAGCGAAGCTAAATTGATTGAAGAGTCGGTAATTTATTATGAGAATGACTCTACTAGATTTGTCAAGGTCCGATTAGTGTGATAATTGGAAAAACAATCAATGAAGACTTGCAAAGAGTCAGAACTGTTTCATTATTGCATCTATTGGAATGTGAGTCATTCAACAATTCTAGGTACTTAATCTATATCTATACATATCTAAAAggtgaagcgtagcatttattgttgctacgttTCTGTTGAACCACGTTAGCGGCCATATGACCTACTTATTTTCAactatttctcttttattttttgactctttttatttatttattaattttgtagttTACGGTTACATTTTCTCTAACTTTTTCCATTCCCTTTTATCTTCTCATCTTTCCACTACTATTAAcatttaatatcacttttcctttattccttcatcttccttttattttgactagCTATTCTTATCTCcatcctcttactataaatttgctAATCTCTTTCACTCTATACATATTTTATCACACAAAAAGGTTAttactttctctctttctcgtgtttttctttttcttttggaattttttatttaaatattgtttgtatctttactttatattgatgaattttcatgttctttagaactctactattattctccctctctctctctcatgtttattttttcttttttgtgtggattGTTTTATGTTTGATATCTTTACTTTAGGTTAATAACTTCTCTTATGAAAGCAAGTTACAAATGCTCTAGTAGTTTCCACATGTTTTACCATTTGATGTATACTTGCATATTTGGAATTgcttattttcttgaaaaagtaaacttaaccaaaaaaaagagcacTTTATTTGTGAACTACTATTTtatagttcataaaaaaaaaaaattattatgcgGGTGATAAAGGAAGATAACAAAGTGAgaatggaaaatgaaaacaaagaatTAGGGGTTTTctctaatatcatttttctataatttaaaaaagaagattCAAATCTTAATTCtctttatataaaagaaaatcatacAATAATATTATACTACTTAAACTTTTGTGCTCGGGAATATGTGGCATAGGGTCTCCGTGACAGTCCTTTCGCACCTCTCCAAATTGATAGGTACATGCTCCATTATTTAAAATCCTTTTCGATTATTGGTGGAGAAATACATAcaactttttgctttttaatatCTTTATCTATTATTGGTGGGAGAATGTTACTACTCAAACTTTTGTATCGGGGGATAAGTGACATAGGGTCTCCATCAGTATCATTTTCTCTCACTAAATCACTGGTTAAATAGTTATGTACTTCCTCAGTTGTTACATTTActttctcatctctctctcatcaGGCAATTTTGTCTAGCCATTATAGATATTAGcgttaataaaaaaagttagtaactttttcatttttccataaaacttttcttaaaatagtttattaatatatgCCATTAGAGTATATGTtagtaaaatccaaaatattaaTAGCAATATAGCAgtaattcaaccaaaaaaaaaaaaaagcagtatAATGGTATAGATTGTTGCATACTTAACATTTTTGATCTATGatatattatttagtttttttaactTGCTACGCCCTAGCCTATAGCCCTAAACCAACATCTTCATCTCTCATTTGAGGAATATATTAGTATCAATCCCATCTCAACAAGTTTCCTCTTATATGATTCTTGCTCAATAAATATCGaaaaaaacaacataaacaaATCGAAACACACATAATCCTCAAATgcttttaaatttgtaataataatttGCCTGGGGTGGACACTCATTAATTTTGGTTTGAAATGGATCCACATATACATGGAATTAAtactcattaattttttgaatgttgaTTCCTTAATTTCTTATATCTTACcagaaaatttatttaagttttgtgttcaataatttattttctcgaCGTTTGTTGATTTACACTAGAGGTCATCTTCAAgggtataaaataaaaaacagttaTTTCTCTTTCCATTCTCTTTGAAAAccaaagaagggaaaaaatttgtttcctcttttttttttttttttttttttcctacattcAAAAACACGTAGAGgaagatattttctttttccctttcctttctctttccaTTCTCttggtattttcttttctcatctCTTTCCCTACAAGACATAGCCTAAGATCATTTACATCAGTTCGTACAAAAATTtatgtctattttagcataaaaacttattttttctattttacccaaccatttttcaaaacacCAACATTAAGTTATTTATTCTAAactatattttatcaaaatatcaaattttattatttttaaaaattatttctttatctCCACACAGTACAACTACCATCCATCCTTTATCTTTTCTTCctttatcttcaaaaaaaagaaaaaaaagaaaaagaaatgcacAACAATAGTGCTTGTGTATATTTGCACAAATACCATAACAAAATTGCATTTTTGACAATAAATTAATAAGCTAATGTGATGTTTTTTAGGGTTAATGGGCATTATGATCCTTATGCTATTTTACAACGGTTGAATGCTCTAAATAAGGCATGCTGCTTCATACTTCACATCAAAATGGCAAAATAAATCAATGGGGGGGTCTTAATGCTTCTTATGGGCATGTTGTGAACCAGAATACCAGATACGTGTCTTTTACCATCACTCATGACAAAAGATACGAAAACCTTGATGTAAACATTTTTGACCACATTGCAGATGACGAACGCATGCACAAAACTAATCGTTGTCtttttccatcactcatcacaaAAGATATGAAATCCTTGATGTAAACATTTTTGACCACATTGCCACTAATGGTTGTCTTTTTCCAAAAAGATGTGAAATCCTTGATGTAAACATTTTTGACCACATTGCCACTAATGGTTATCtttttccatcactcatcacatcACAAAAGATATGAAATCCTTAATGTAAACATTTTTGACCACGTTGCAGAGACAAACACCTACACAAAACTAATGGTTGTGTGGCACTTCAAACCAATACATACTTTAAACGAGTGGCCTTTTATCTTTTCTCGGTGGATGTCCTTTTTATCTCTCGTTAGCATCTTCGTACTCCACCTGACGCTTGTCAAAGAGACATTGGTTTGGAGTCTTTGGACACCAACCAGTTCAAAAGGGGATTGTGTGTACCTGTTAATTTGAGGGCATGTGGCACCTCTAATAAAGGGTAGAGTTAGTGGAGCtgaaatataattaaaaaaaattattatgagaTTCTAAATAAACATCCATTTTTGTATTAACAAATCgtcaataaagaaaaagatattgttttttaatacattCCAAGTACAATTATTTGTTAAAAGATAACTTggtattttttaaatcttgaaaattatCTATAATTGAATTTGTATTACAATATCATAGTGATGTCACTTtcaataaataatatcaaagtGTCCATGAAAAAAACTTTTCTTCCATTGCGTTGGAAAGACTAGTTTTGATGACATTCATAATTGGAAATGgaatttgataaaataatcGAATAGTTTAGTTCATAAATTAGATGTGATTCAAACTTTTTTAAGTGTTGGTAAGTGAATTTAATGAAGCTAATGAATAAGTTATTGAGttgggaaaattattaaatatttccggagtaccataaatgtataTTCCCCCCTCTCATATGAATTGTGGAttctaccatgaatttaatttgtGGGACTCACAATTATGTAAGAGAGGAGAGTACGCATATATAATATTCCGGGAGTACTCAATAATTTCTCATTGAGTTGAGGTATTGATGCTAGTCcaagaaaattagaaagaaagaaaaaaagaaaaaaagaaaaaagaagtgatTTATCATTTGGATGACAAAATCTGTCTCTTAATTATAAAAGAgattaaggctgtgtttgtttcatgtaaaatattttctggaaaatacttattttccaGAAATGctattttaggaaaagaaaatctttttaagtgtttggttgcatttcagaaaatgttttgaaaaatattttctggtgtttggttgtgttcttgaaaataccatagaaaacacattttttacttgttgctcacattttctcacattttcttagctgccaaacaaataaataatttcattcctcaatccagaaacacaaataaaacccagaaaaaaaaattgataatccggtcaaattgagagaagaaggaagagagagaggcgatTGGGTTCGACGAGAGGCGAGATCGCGCGGCAAAGGCGAAGGCGAGATTGCGTGGCGTGGTGCTGTGATTGCGAGATCGGCGTGGTGCTACAACGATCAGACTCGGTTCAAAAGGGAGAGGgagatcgagaaagagagagatcggcGGCGCGAACTTGACGGCACGATCTCGCCGCTGCGTCTGGGGTTGGGCTGTTGCTCACTCTCCctactctctcttctttctctctctctctaccgtTTCGCTGCGTCTGTGAGtcgttctttctctctctctttctccctttgcGCGTCTCAGTTCCGGAAGttatttgaaggtaaaataaaaacggaAATGCTTTTCCGAAATTAGAGGGCATATTTTACGGTCAACGGAAGTTATCCTATTGAGTTACAATGCTATTGACAACCATCAGTACGGTTAAATATGCCTTAATTTGTTCACTTaaattatttgttaataaaGACCCTagtctcatatatatatatatattgaaaaaagaataacaaaaatcatTTAATAAAGTATTAAGGCACTAGTTAACAGAGGCtctcaatatttatttatttattttataaaaaaaagctCTCAATATTTAGGAATCAGGATCTGAATAGAATATAGTCCACAGATAATCaatcaacatatataaagccctaCATACAAATCGCGGAAACTGAGAAATAAGTGGTCCACGGGAAGCTTTTATTATCATTTAGAAGTTACTACATGTGAGTAAAAGTTTTCCAggaactttttttgttttgctaataTGTTTTCCTGGAACTTAATTCATATAGGGAATGGATGTTTAATGTTAGAACTCCCAATGTTGTGGCACCTTATTCTATTTAATGAGGCCATTCCctccttcaaaagaaaaacaaaaagttcaaGCACTGTAGCAAGTAAACATAAATGGGTTAAGTGCTTTGCCGTTCAACTGATACAAACTTTTAGAGTTGAAAATTCAACTCCCCCTCTcttattgtatatttgtatctaattgaattattaaaaaaaaaatccaaaaataaacgGGACCctgatgaatgaaaaattatacaatattttgATGCTCAGAATAATATAACTGACCATTGGGGTTTTCCATTGGGAACACAAGTCCAgcaaaaatgataattttatttttaaagaaaaaggcaaaaattaGAATTGGAAATATAGAATGCAACTTGAAGAACAAATCCTGCTAACATTAggaaaaactaacaaaatttcATAGGTTAACTAATGAAAGCAAGCTTGCAATTGCAGAGAGGATTTGAACCTAGCTAGCTAAATTCTCTTTATGGAATTTGTTAGATCATGACACAAAACTATAAAATTCATGGCAACTAGTGAAAgctataagaaaatataaatcatgCATCCATAAGTTGAAAGCTAGCACAAGTAGATTTATAGGGATTAAAAAACTGTAGGGTTTTAGGGAAATTTCACCGTGaagttcttaaaattttattcatatattttgaaATGCATTTATTGGAATTTGTCCCATCAAGATTTAAATAAACATGGGTTGtcaatatttaataaataattaaattattgagGATATTGTAAAATACCAtccattcatttcaaaatggaTACATATGGTATTAAGAATTTTCTAGTGGTGTTACTTTtaagaacctaaaaaattacgTGCAAATTAACTTGAAAGGTTACACATGAGTAATGACTTTAATTATTGAATGCATTACTACCGGCACTCTTGGACGATGGTCACTGCATAtaaacttagattagactagagtagaattct includes the following:
- the LOC115986497 gene encoding uncharacterized protein LOC115986497; this translates as MKLLPVIDMTAYLAVMDKLDGEPSKLKEQLGPELTESCKQLARVLSEAGAVVVKDPRCSAEENEQFIEMMERYYETPVEYKRPQERPSLRYQVGITPEKVEVPRAMVDEKLQEKIRAMCNSKESQPATLTGPDLKWRYMWSVGPRPSKTQFKELNADPVIPEGFPGWVETMNSWGYKMMAATEVVAEMLAIGYGLPKDAFTSLMKQGPHLLGPTGSDLQSYGQEGAVLAGYHFDTHFLTIHGKSRFPGLNLWLKNGQKIEGVIPEGCLLVQAGKQIEYLTAGDCMAGLHEVIVTDKTIEAIKQAKEQNRSLWRVSSTFFAHIASDAVLKPLGHFAESPLASNYPPLYAGELMEEEFTFLNLKGNEA